A single window of Gossypium arboreum isolate Shixiya-1 chromosome 13, ASM2569848v2, whole genome shotgun sequence DNA harbors:
- the LOC108463226 gene encoding cyclin-dependent kinase inhibitor 7-like, which produces MGDCIRNCKRSAEAAEMEASSTNFSLSKRRKTVGSRELQELELTSPDIELGTTRILSNTLNKPIYLATSSDSCGVLTGDMCSGLFSGASSASRCSSNESCDILKDSLRFVDLEAKSFETEISTCTNVNKFSRETSPLSEHCGDSDEMQSPEKKPPLTTTKPPKIPSQAEIDEFFSVAEKYEQKRFAEKYNYDIVKDVPLDGRYQWLRLKP; this is translated from the exons atgggTGACTGTATAAGGAACTGTAAACGAAGTGCAGAAGCAGCTGAAATGGAAGCTTCAAGCACGAACTTCTCATTATCAAAGAGAAGAAAAACCGTTGGTTCTCGAGAATTGCAAGAATTAGAGTTAACTTCACCGGACATTGAGCTCGGAACCACTCGCATCCTTTCGAATACGCTGAACAAGCCTATTTACTTAGCTACTTCCTCGGATTCTTGTGGAGTGCTTACCGGAGATATGTGTTCCGGTCTCTTCTCCGGCGCTTCATCGGCTTCTCGTTGTTCGAGCAACGAGTCGTGTGATATTCTCAAAGATAGCTTGAGATTCGTAGATCTAGAG GCCAAGAGTTTTGAAACTGAAATCTCAACGTGCACCAACGTAAACAAATTCAG TAGAGAAACATCTCCCTTAAGCGAGCATTGTGGAGACTCGGACGAAATGCAATCGCCTGAGAAAAAACCTCCACTGACAACGACGAAACCGCCGAAGATTCCGTCACAAGCTGAGATCGACGAATTCTTCTCCGTCGCGGAAAAGTACGAGCAAAAACGATTTGCAGAGAA gTACAATTATGATATCGTCAAGGATGTGCCTCTCGACGGTCGATACCAGTGGCTTCGCCTAAAGCCTTGa